The following coding sequences lie in one Metallumcola ferriviriculae genomic window:
- a CDS encoding PspA/IM30 family protein, translating to MGLFSRMRDISTSQLNHLLDKAEDPVKMLDQYMRDMEEDIADAEKSVAKQIALEKKLHHQLTEAQEMAEKRQTQALQALEQEKEDLARKALEDKKRHQSKADDMQGQWQVAKENADKLKDQLQQMKDEYETLKGKKQTLQARAEAAKAQKNINQAFSGMGSGSARKGFDKMEEKVMTLESEAEASNEMRSGSSSLDKELGSLGGSDVDRELAELKAKLKSNKEE from the coding sequence ATGGGATTGTTTTCACGAATGAGAGACATCAGTACGTCGCAGCTTAATCACCTACTGGATAAGGCTGAGGACCCGGTGAAAATGTTGGATCAGTACATGAGAGATATGGAAGAGGATATTGCGGATGCAGAGAAGTCGGTAGCTAAGCAGATTGCTCTGGAAAAAAAGCTGCACCACCAGTTGACTGAGGCGCAGGAAATGGCCGAAAAAAGGCAGACCCAAGCGCTGCAGGCTTTGGAACAGGAAAAGGAAGACTTAGCCCGTAAAGCATTAGAGGACAAGAAGCGGCACCAGTCCAAGGCAGACGACATGCAGGGCCAGTGGCAGGTGGCTAAGGAGAATGCCGATAAGTTGAAAGACCAGCTACAGCAGATGAAGGATGAATATGAGACACTCAAGGGTAAGAAGCAGACATTGCAGGCCCGGGCAGAGGCAGCTAAAGCCCAGAAAAACATCAACCAGGCTTTTAGTGGTATGGGCAGCGGCAGTGCCCGCAAGGGTTTTGATAAGATGGAAGAAAAGGTAATGACGCTTGAAAGCGAAGCAGAAGCTTCTAACGAAATGCGCTCCGGTTCAAGCAGCCTAGACAAGGAACTGGGAAGCTTGGGCGGGTCCGATGTAGATCGTGAATTGGCAGAATTAAAGGCGAAGCTTAAGAGTAACAAAGAGGAGTAG
- a CDS encoding DUF4247 domain-containing protein produces the protein MKRWLALLFAVTTFLVVGCTAATVESYLDKNYSLVDVQQSRYGTNDAARVYQIPDSVDNAAKFIAGKYPPKSMTPPGTAEDRRVLVYPKLVVDIYSQDGQTMAEVASRQYIRDHYSSGGFFRGYLTAAVIGNIFNGPRSVRDGGFSPYTGRSSVPSYGKTVREGSVGSRTVRGGGIFGGK, from the coding sequence ATGAAGCGTTGGTTGGCATTATTATTTGCGGTTACCACTTTTCTAGTAGTAGGGTGTACTGCTGCAACGGTGGAAAGTTATTTAGACAAAAATTATTCGTTGGTGGACGTGCAGCAGAGTCGTTATGGAACTAATGATGCGGCTCGGGTTTACCAGATACCTGATTCAGTGGACAATGCAGCGAAGTTTATAGCGGGCAAGTATCCACCTAAGTCCATGACTCCGCCGGGAACTGCTGAAGACCGCAGGGTATTGGTTTATCCGAAACTGGTGGTTGACATTTACTCCCAAGACGGGCAGACAATGGCTGAGGTAGCATCCCGGCAGTATATACGCGATCATTACTCTTCCGGTGGCTTCTTTCGGGGGTATTTGACTGCTGCAGTAATTGGAAATATTTTTAACGGACCTCGCAGCGTGAGGGATGGAGGTTTTTCGCCCTATACCGGCCGGAGCAGTGTACCCTCTTACGGTAAAACTGTTAGGGAGGGTTCGGTTGGCTCGCGTACTGTCCGCGGCGGCGGGATTTTCGGCGGGAAGTAA
- a CDS encoding DUF350 domain-containing protein codes for MVLINPFVDTILWWAIFFVVMFVAIKVFDLVTPYKLSQETKEKNGALGAVLGGLLIGIGIIIYNAMVHSDGLVNALIYSALGFVLMLASYFLYDLITPEKISQEIDDHNLLVGYKIAGLFIAVALVVSGAIT; via the coding sequence ATGGTTTTAATAAACCCTTTTGTAGATACGATACTCTGGTGGGCCATATTTTTTGTAGTAATGTTTGTGGCCATTAAAGTGTTTGATTTGGTAACCCCTTATAAGCTGAGTCAGGAGACTAAAGAAAAAAATGGTGCCTTGGGGGCGGTGCTAGGTGGGCTGCTCATTGGTATTGGTATTATTATCTATAATGCCATGGTGCACAGTGATGGCTTGGTAAATGCCTTAATTTACAGTGCTTTGGGATTTGTACTTATGTTGGCGTCTTATTTCCTTTATGATTTGATCACTCCGGAAAAAATCAGTCAGGAAATTGATGATCATAATTTGTTGGTAGGATATAAAATTGCCGGGCTGTTTATTGCTGTAGCCTTAGTGGTCAGCGGCGCTATTACATGA
- a CDS encoding polyamine aminopropyltransferase, translating into MPVLNHKMQNYIQKNNPTLIIFSLLIVSTCAMSYEYFLGAMSSYLLGDGRIQWALTITAMMVSMGFGGYSSRYVKSHEKMVVINELAIAFAGGFSTLFLYAFNVYIGSAQVVTLGYISINGFILGFQVPLFMHILRKAGESFGDLVARVTLFDFLGAVPAVILYIYLVKGVGLVQGTMLLGLINVSVVLLGIKLFEPELSTRFRRVAKILVVAIVLLLLLGLTFGERAVMGLERQLYNDRIVYQEQSDFQRIILTKRGEDLRLFLNGNIQFSSLDEYRYHEALVHPAMDLAANREKVLILGGGDGLALREVFKYPEVKEVTLVDLDPAVVGLARTHPVITRLNRGSLDDPRVQIVNQDGYKFLEQGSGLYGVIIVDLPDPNNEALAKLYTREFYTMVRRHLAKGGAVAIQSTSPYYANEAFWSIVNTVEAAGLDVAPYHTYVPSFGEWGFTLASDTAINKSRIKVEVSTRYLKQDMLPGMFVFPGDESESTNEAVNTLIHPVIIDLYQQAWENW; encoded by the coding sequence TTGCCGGTCCTTAATCATAAGATGCAGAACTATATACAGAAAAACAACCCAACGCTGATAATTTTCTCTTTGTTGATTGTTTCTACCTGTGCCATGAGTTACGAATATTTTCTGGGTGCTATGTCCAGCTACCTGCTGGGAGACGGGAGAATCCAGTGGGCATTGACTATTACGGCCATGATGGTTTCCATGGGGTTCGGTGGCTATAGCTCCCGTTATGTTAAAAGCCACGAGAAAATGGTGGTGATTAATGAGCTGGCGATTGCATTTGCCGGTGGTTTTTCTACCCTTTTTCTTTATGCTTTCAATGTATACATCGGATCTGCTCAGGTGGTTACCTTGGGTTATATTTCTATAAACGGTTTTATCCTGGGGTTTCAGGTACCCCTTTTTATGCATATCTTACGGAAAGCAGGAGAGTCTTTTGGTGATTTGGTGGCCAGGGTCACCCTATTTGATTTTTTGGGTGCCGTACCGGCCGTAATTCTTTATATTTACCTAGTGAAAGGCGTAGGCTTGGTACAAGGTACAATGCTGCTGGGCTTGATTAATGTAAGCGTAGTGCTGCTTGGTATAAAACTTTTTGAACCTGAGCTGTCCACCCGCTTTCGCCGGGTTGCAAAGATATTGGTTGTAGCCATTGTTTTATTACTGCTGCTGGGACTTACCTTTGGTGAAAGAGCAGTGATGGGATTGGAGCGGCAGTTATATAATGACCGGATAGTATACCAGGAGCAGAGTGACTTTCAGCGCATTATTCTTACCAAGCGCGGGGAAGATTTGCGGCTGTTTCTCAATGGTAATATTCAATTTTCTTCGCTAGACGAATACCGCTATCATGAAGCATTGGTACATCCGGCCATGGATTTGGCTGCTAACCGTGAGAAGGTACTGATATTGGGCGGCGGCGACGGCTTGGCGTTGCGGGAAGTGTTTAAATATCCTGAAGTGAAAGAAGTGACTTTAGTGGATCTAGACCCTGCTGTGGTAGGATTAGCACGTACCCACCCGGTCATTACCCGGCTTAACCGAGGCAGTTTGGACGACCCTAGGGTACAAATTGTTAATCAGGACGGCTATAAGTTTTTGGAGCAGGGCAGCGGTTTATATGGTGTGATTATTGTTGATTTGCCCGACCCCAACAACGAGGCCTTGGCTAAGCTTTATACTCGCGAATTTTATACAATGGTAAGACGGCATTTAGCCAAAGGTGGCGCTGTAGCAATTCAGTCTACCTCACCCTACTATGCGAATGAGGCCTTTTGGAGCATAGTTAATACAGTAGAAGCAGCGGGACTGGATGTGGCACCTTATCATACCTATGTACCAAGCTTTGGGGAGTGGGGCTTTACCTTGGCCTCTGATACTGCTATAAATAAAAGCAGGATAAAGGTCGAGGTATCTACAAGGTATTTAAAACAGGACATGCTGCCCGGTATGTTTGTCTTCCCCGGGGATGAAAGCGAAAGCACTAATGAAGCTGTTAATACCTTGATACATCCTGTGATAATAGATCTTTATCAGCAGGCCTGGGAAAACTGGTAG